In Rhipicephalus microplus isolate Deutch F79 chromosome 9, USDA_Rmic, whole genome shotgun sequence, one genomic interval encodes:
- the LOC119164843 gene encoding sodium- and chloride-dependent glycine transporter 1 isoform X2, whose translation MVYACAFISLYYNVLLGYGLLYLIYSFHETLPWASCDYSDWADSDCYNPSPGVVPCRTVEPRLLRLYAEANYTGPDAHAIHHGAQVVLVPRQAYELLANSCTTATQTAPEQFFYRNVLGLSSGIEELGSLQPRLAGALVVSWLCVYLCVFKGIKTSGKAVYVTSLAPFLILGMLFVRGITLPGAADGIRFYLVPDWSSILRAKVWKNAAEQIFYSLSLAEGMIICFGGFNEFKNRLHELSAIQRKRLVEEPLCTG comes from the exons ATGGTGTACGCGTGCGCGTTCATCAGTCTGTACTACAACGTGCTGCTGGGATACGGGCTGCTCTACCTGATCTACTCCTTCCACGAGACGCTGCCCTGGGCGAGCTGCGACTACTCCGACTGGGCCGACAGCGACTGTTACAACCCTTCACCGGGCGTA GTGCCTTGTCGGACGGTCGAGCCTCGTTTGCTGAGGCTGTACGCCGAAGCGAACTACACGGGTCCCGACGCGCACGCGATCCACCACGGAGCCCAGGTGGTGCTCGTGCCGAGGCAGGCGTACGAGCTCCTCGCCAACAGCTGCACTACGGCCACCCAGACGGCGCCCGAGCAGTTCTTCTA TCGCAACGTGCTTGGGTTGAGCAGTGGCATCGAGGAGCTGGGCTCGCTACAGCCTCGACTGGCCGGCGCCCTGGTGGTGTCGTGGCTGTGCGTGTACCTGTGCGTCTTCAAGGGAATCAAGACGTCGGGAAAA GCTGTCTACGTGACGTCACTGGCTCCCTTTCTCATCCTGGGCATGCTGTTCGTGCGCGGCATCACACTTCCGGGAGCTGCGGACGGGATCCGTTTCTACCTGGTGCCCGACTGGTCCAGCATCTTGCGCGCAAAG GTGTGGAAGAATGCCGCGGAGCAGATCTTCTACTCGCTAAGCCTCGCCGAGGGCATGATCATCTGCTTCGGAGGATTCAACGAATTCAAGAACCGCCTTCACGA GTTATCTGCGATTCAAAGGAAAAGACTGGTAGAAGAACCCCTCTGTACAGGATGA